The region gttgtttttctttattccctCAGTCTCTCTGCCTGTGAAAGGAGGGAGTAGTAGCCCTGGACTCTCCCTTGGGCCCTTCAGGTGCCCTTGGTGGTTTTCTCCAGCCTTCCAGGAGAGCATGACCATAGCCACATACACAAAGCAGTTAAAAGGCTGAAATGGGATCCACAGTATCCAATGCAAAGACAGGGGTTTAGCAAATCATTTCTGAGCAGGGCTGTGCATGGGCAGTCACGCTGGAGCGAGTTCTCACAGCGGCTCATGGCAACAGCATTGCTTGTGCTCTGCCGTCCCCGCCGTGCTCATTTCTCCCCTTGCCTCTGTGCATCCCCTCTGTCTCCATCTGGTCTCTATCTTCCAGCAGTGCCCCAGCATTACGGGGGGGCCGTGTGCATTTTCCTACCCCTGCGCTTGCTCTCTCTTTGCTGGGGCTTTGTAGAGCGACAGGAATGAAtttgccttcccctccccctgctcccagaTCTGGAGCGTAGGACACACTTCAGCATTGATTTGCTTCGTGCTTGGCTTCCTAGAGCCATTTAGTGGTATTGCAGGGGAGGGATTTTCTTCGCTCATGTGCTCTGCTCCCTGAATAAACCTGTCTGGAGAAATAATGGGGGCAGGGTtttaaatgcagtggaaaaaaaaataaatattggattTCCCTTAATGCATTACTAATGGTTACGTCTGTACAATATGTTTGTAATGGGCCACTTTCGGAGGGAGGGATGTTTTTCTGCggaggcagcagccagggaggggggcagagcaggcagcgTCAGGCGGGCAGAGAGGGACAGGCAACCCCATTGCTGCGGAGGGCAGAGGAGAGGTTGCCCTACTCCGGCCAGCTTTCAGCCCCAAATACCAAACCTTTAACAATGATGTGAGGTGGAAACAAGGGATTTTTGGTGCCAGCTGCACCATGCTCCCCAATATGCACATTGCAGCTGTCCCATGGAGCAGTAGTGCTGAAGGGTAATGACGGGTGGGGGGCGAAGGTTGGTGGCACTGAGGTCTGGGTTTGACACCCCGTTGAGAGCCTTTTGAGGCTGCTGGGGCTTGGGGTGTGCTCTGGCCAGCACTAACAACCTGCCCTTCTTTTTTGTCCCCTCCTCCGGTGTCCCCAAAGAAGCTGCTGATGGCAACTCGACCCTGGGTGGCGGGACGGGCACCATGGGGCTGAGTGCCCGCTATGGCCCCCAGTTCACACTGCAGCACGTCCCTGATTACCGGCAGAACGTCTACATCCCGGGCAGCACCGCCACCCTCACCAACGCTGCTGGCAAGCGTGATGCCAAGAGCGCCGGTTCCTCAGGAGGCAACAAGAAGAAATCcgggaagaaggagaagaagtaGAGAAGAAGAAGGAGACCTTAGAGCTACAGGGCAGCCGGCTCCAGCACTCCCCCAAACCACAGCCCAGGCCGGAGGacgaatgtgatttttttttttttttgtgtgatgcAAAAAGTAGGAAATGCTACGAATGTATCTCATCATCATCAGAGCTAGGAGCAGGGTCTTGCTGCTGTTAGATCTCATGATGAAAACCAATCCAGAAGCTAAACCGAACACAAACAAGTGCCCTGTGAATACTTGCTAATGTTTTATACGATTCCTTGGGTATTAGAATATGCAAGGGTGGAAGGTCTTTTGCCACATCTTTGGATCCAATTTGTTCCCAGATAGTCCGAGAAAGGCACAAGGCTTGTGCTCGGCTTTGCCCAGTGTAAATAATTTTAATGCGGATCTTTTAATTTATAGaccttcagtcattttttttttaaacgaaaaGGCAGTTCCTAGCTTAGAGCCCATGCTCCAGATCTTTGCTCTTAAACTTTCCATTAGTAAAATTCACCCTCAGTTAATGATAGTGATGGATTTGTTGCTGAGAAGTTGGTAGGGAGTGCTTCAGTTCCTGCTTACCTGTTAcccgggaaaaaaaaagtaagtgtttATATTGCATGAGTCAAAGGGAATATGGCAAAGCTGCatcctcaacatttttttttcaagaagtgCAACCACCAATGGCCTGAAATatgagacaaaaaaaccccctcctgaTGTCTGAGAGGTAGGGAATTCAATGAGGAGCATGCCAAGGTGTGcagcagctgtcccagcagtTCTAGGGGTCTCCGAAGAGCAGACACATCTCATCCCTTCTTTGcagtaaatatttatatgtacagTTAATGTTCTTCTGGAATTAAAGCTGAGAGAGTCTCTCTCCCCTGTGGCCAGGCAGCCATCTGGCTGAGTTCCCGCCAAGGGCACCAGGGGAAGATGCTTCACGTTTCTGCACACCGTGTCTGCATGCATGTCCTTCACCTCACACCTGCACTAGCGCAGTTAGCTCCACGGACCCGGAGAAGTCCTTGCATGCCCACGCAGTGTGGTGTGAATGTGCCGGCAGCTGCCCAAGCCTTTGCGCTGGGGCTGCcttgggggagggtggggggtgggatcAGTCAAGCGGGATGGGGAAATTCATTGCTTCTTATTTGGGGTGTAGACCCCAAATAAGGGTTATTTGGGGTCTCACTCAAAGAGGCGGGATCTGCGGAGCTGCTGGTGCATGGCTTTGGTGCAGAGCTGGTGACTAAGTAAGTGATGGTTGGTTTGGTGGTGTTTGGGGACCAGAGCCAGAGAAGGTACCCGAGAGCTGGGGGTGAACGTGGGGTGATGCTGCAAAGCTGGGAAGCTGGGGCAACAGGGGGGGAGGCGTCACGTGGGACCACGCCAGGCCAGCCTGAAGGAGGTGATGCTCCTGCTGGCTTTGGGCTTTCCAACCTGTGGATGGAATTGAAGGATGAGGAATAGAATTTCTCCATGTCACCATCACCCTTGCACCAGGCCGGCTTCCCATATCAAAGCAGCTCTGAGTCCCCCCAGGAAGGCAGAGGGGGACTTGGTGTAGCCAGAGcgaggagaggggctgcagggtggccagGGAGCAGCCGTGCTGGGTTTCCCAGGGTGTGCgtgttgttttttccctttttaatcacTAACACGTAACTCACCTGAGCAGATCCATCCCTCTCAGCCAGGCTTCGGCATGGCAGCCatcaccccaccaccaccccctccccaaacccagggCAGCAGGAACATCCACTGTGTTTCATCTGGATCCAGCCACCTCCGGCACTGGCTGCGCTGGGAGCGGTTCCCACCTTGTCCCCTGCAGCTGCCACCTGCCCCTCTCTAGAAATGCTGTAGCTGAATCATagtctttatatttctttttaatctgcaaTCTGAGGTAGCGTAGTGAGTGTCGTGTAATTAGTGGTGTGTTATTTTTAATCTCGGTAACTAACTTGTGGACACCAGTATTTTCAATTTTCTCTGTATCTTCTTTCCATGTGGTCTGTGCTCCGAGTGTACGTGAAATGAAACACGTTTGCCCTTTCAATGTGTCTAATATTGAATTAtactatatattatatatatgctTATATCCTTCTTATACCCATATAGACCAACGTCGATGTGTTACACGCAAGTTTTATACTCTAatatttatattgctttttttctttgggaaaaaaaaaataataaaacgttttcttctgaataaatggtattttttccAATGGGAAGAGGGGGGCACAGATGGGGCCTGTCCATCCCAATGCTGCCACTGTGCGGAGGCTgctggcagggtggggggtggTTCAGCCCCAGCTTGGCTCCAGCAGCGGGAATGCTCTTGGGACACCTCTGTCCTTGGGTCCCCCAGGCCTTTGGTCTGAGCGTGACACAGCCATGGGTGGCACTGATGTGCTCTGGCTGGTGTTTTTGGGGAAGGGCAGGGCAGACCCTGGCACACCCTGCTGAGGAGACCACGGTGTCCACAGctacagccccttccccagcctgagGGGATCCAGTTGCCCTTCCCCATCATTGGCAGGGATCTGgtctcctttccccagccccgagGTGATCTGCTTTTTGTGGTGCCTGGGCTCCCCTCTCTgcgcttgggggggggggcagattggGGGAGTCAGGCACCCTGCCTGGGGTTCCCCGGCCAAGATGAGCCCCCCACCCTCTCCCTGCGGGGGGGTCTGACACAGGCCAGGGAGAAACGTCCCGTGACTCGGGGTGTCACAACCGTGGAGGAAAAAATaagctgctgctgcccagatgtgagggggagggtggaggaggaggaggagacagagcAGTCCcggaagacagacagacagacagacacacataaCCCGGGACACGGGGAGAGGGGACTGGAGCTAGTCCCCCCCACATCAGCACCACGCAGGAGGCTCCAGGCACGCAGGGCACAGCCCCCCCTCGCCATATTCCCATTCagccccccccagtgcctccgTCCAGGCTGCAGCTCTGTGGCCTCCACAaccccccaccaccccaagaCTGCCCTCACATGCAAAGACCACGCCCCCAAAAGCCCCTTGCAGACTGACAGACACTCCCCAaatcccctgcaccccacagagACACctaccccccccaaatcccactccCGCCAAGACCCCTGGAAATCCCCATGCACCTcacaggggacaccccccccacacacattccCCTGCACCCCTCAGAGTCaacccttctcccctccctgtgcACGAGCATGTgatcacacacatgcacacgtgtgtgcacacacacgcacaccagAGGGGGTTCCACCCAGAGCATCCTCCTTTGGGGCAGGTGGTCCCAGACCACAGGGGAGGGCCTGGGGGTCAGGATGGTGACAGGGCAGGGACCTGGTGCTGTGGGGCCCCTGTCACGCCGTGCCCTCTGCCCCTGGCCCTGGGGGACACTGTCCCTCCCACATTGGCGTACCTGGAGCGTGTTAGGGACAGGCCCAGGGGGATGACAATGGGGATCAATCACATTGACTCACTGCTAATGGGGACCAGGGCTAAGCACATCCAGGTACCACCCATGGGCTGTCCCCAGCACCTGCCCTAGCCCGGGTGGCATCGTCCCAGGGCACTGGGCATTGCTGCCCAGTTTGCCGGGGATGCCACCGGGCACCTGGAGCCAGGCAGTGgtggaggaagaggggagggtCAGGCCAGCAGGTCCCCGCCTGGGTGACGGCCACTGCTGGTGGGGAgcaaagaggctctgcagagctgcaggtgcGGGTCTGACTTCAGGAGCCCACAGCCTCCCAGGTGCCCTGAGCCCCATCGTGTCCCCAGCTGCTGGTGTCAGTGTAAGGATGTGCGCAGTGTGAGGATGTGTACTGAGCTTcattttgtttctcctctctgttGCACTAAAATCACCCAAGGGCTCTGTGAAAACTGGGAAGGGAAATGCGCAGAGACACAAACCTGGCCAATTAGCACTGATGAAGGGAACCCGGTCAGCCATTCTAATTAACAGGGACACACGGGAGCGGGAACATGTTCACTGCAGCATGGTCAGCCGATAGAGGACTTCCTGAGCTGAGGTGATGAGAAAAGGGAGGCCAACAGAAACAGAGCCCAAATCACAGCCCTGATAAAAAGGACACAAAGAAGGTGGCAAGATTGACCCCCAATGGCTGAGTGACCATTGGGGGTTTAGAGGCATCGCTCCTGGGAAGGGTGACTTGGCCTTGGAAAGGAGGGGATGATCCTGGATGTgtggtgggagtgagtgagtggatGGAAGGGGGGTCTTTCACCTCCAGCCATGGAGGGTACTCAGGGGCTCTGTGACTGGAGTGGGACATGGTTTACAGCCCGTGTGCCTGATGCTGGCTGCTGCGGGGGGTGTGAGTGGCTgtatccccccgcccccaaccacATGTGCGTATGTATTCACCAGCAAACTTTGAGGTGGTCCAGCCAGCGAGCAGAGGGGGACCTTGGGTCTGGGGCAGGGTATCAGGCAGGCAAGGGTCCATGCCTGGATGCTCTGAACATCCCTCAACAGCCAGAAGGGGCTCGTATCCTCCTCTACCCGGTGCCCTCCTGCTGCTGTCTCactctgcttctcctcctcctccatctccttcttccccccgcccccgcactGGGAGAAGCTCAGCACATCTTCCCTGCCCCTCCGCACTGTCCCTTGTCACCCTCCCAGCTACATCCATGGCATGGGACCAGGGAagccccaggctgctctgcaggcagctgagctGGAAGACCTTGGTGGTCCAGGAACAGGTCACTCAGTGCTGGAGACCCTGTTGTCCTTCCCCTGGGGATTGTCCCTAACTCACCGCCTGCTTCTGGCGGGGCTGGAGCCTGCAGGCGCCATGGGCAGCGATGGCCCCATGTCACCAGCTTGTGGGGCTCTTGTTCACAGCAGTCACTTTTTTTTGTCCAGTTGAccttgaaaataaaactaaaacaacaacaggaaaaaaaaaaaaaaaaaaggaattgagcAAACCCAGTTTTCCACTGGATTTGTGAACTGAGCTGACCTGTGGTTGCTCGGCCCCAGGAAGGGTTGGGTGGGGTGCTGGCATCCTGCCTGCTGATGTGCTCCTTGGCATCAGGCTCCTGTCATGGGCTGAGTCCCGTCAGGCAGCTCCTCCAGCCGTGACCTCACCCAGCAAAGAATGGGGCGAAAAAGATCACcaaaaaagctgaattttcacTCAGCTCCATCTCACCCCCTCATTTGGGGTCCCCAAAGGAAGTAGTCGCCTCGGGTCTGACACAGACACTGGGAGCCGCAGGATTAAATGGGTCTTTGTGCATTCCAGTGCCAAGAGCCTGCAGCTGGATTTTGAGCCTGTGTCGAGCAGAACCCCCAGGGAGCCAGCGGCAGTGGGGGGGCTTCTCCTCCTGTAAACACATCAGCGGGGAGGGCAGCTGATGCCGCCaaaagacactcagaaatctTGGTGCTTGGGATAGAAGAGGTCTAAAAGGTCCTCTCTGGGGCAGTGGGTGCAAAGAGCTAGGCAAGGAGAGTGGGTGTCCATAGCAGGGTGGCACGCTGGGAAAGCCCTTCCCACAGCCCGTGCCACCGGGCTCCCTGCCAGCACCTTGCCATAACATCCCCTGGGATTTTATCTCCCCCTGATGCAGCCGGCTCCTCTCACAGCCTCACGTTCCCGGGTGAGACTGAGAGGTGTATCACCATCCTCCACATTTCTTCCTGCTCTATAAATCCACTTCctgatgctttgattttttttaattttttttttaacagtttaagcCCAGCGTGCAGAGACGgaataaaatttgccttttgctGGCTGAAACCTTGTGACTACGGTGAAGGAGAGGGTGGAGGGAGGGCACTGCCTGCCCTTTGCTGGCCCCACCAGGGCTCGATGGCTGCCAAGAGCTCATCCATCATGCGGAGGAGCAGGACCAGCTCTCAGCCAATCTCTGGGTTGCAGGAGACCGGACAAAATAGGACATGGTGGGATTTCACCCTTTCGCAGCCTGCCTGAGCTTGTCATGGCCTCTGCGCTGCAGTGGCATGAGCTGCTTGGAGCCCactctgtctctctgtctgtcCTCTCCTGCAGGGcagagcccctgccccagccatgcTGGTGGCCGGGTGCCGGATGAGCTTGTCCCTAGGGAGCCAACGGCAGCTGCAGCCAAGACCTGAAGTCAtggagctggggagaggggagggcagggacgGGGAAGGAGAGGGATGCCAGGCTGGACAAAAGCAAACCGGGTGGAAGGAGGAGATGCTGTGGGCACTGCTGTCAGGCCACAGCGTGGCTGGAAGGGCTCAGCTCCAGGGAGACACTACTGCCTCCCCGGAGCCAGCACGCTTTGCTAGAAGTTGCTGGGGCCCCTGTGATGCTGTGGGTGTGACCTGGCAGGGTCACTGTCACTGAGCTGCTGGTGGAGGAGCCAGCCCATGCTCTTGGTCCTTGggcctgctgctgcctctgccgtCAGCAACAGCCCTCCGTTCCCCCAGAGACCAGTGCTGGCCCCCTTCAAACCCATCCTCAGGGAGTCCCTGGTGGCACACAGCCAGGCAGGGCTAATTCCTTCTTGGATGCCCGCAGCCTGCATCAGCCCTCAGGAAGTTCAGGCAGAGGCAGTGCTTTGGGAAACCCCCCAGCCAAACAAAAATTCAAGAAAAGCCACTCACGGCCAAAATGTGCCTTCAGCAGTGTGCACAGCAatgggcaggggctgcccatgCCCAGCACTGCCTGCCCAGCCCTCCTCCCTTCAGCACATGCCCAGAGTGGCCATGCCTGGCATAGGAAGAGGGGTTTTGACACCCTCTCCATGTGAATGGGCAGTGACGCTGAGTCAAACCACCCAGGGCTTTGCCAAGGTGGCTGGGAGCAGGAAGGGGACTGGAGATGGCCATGTTAGGGCATATCCCCCTTTCAGGAGATAGGGACGTGGGTGGCATAGTGCCAGGCACATCCCACTGGCCAAGGTTTGGAAGCCACTGCCAGTTTTGGGCTAGGGAGCAGAGCCACATCCCGGGgacctcccctcctctcccataGGGCTCACGACACATGGGATTTGGGGAGCCCTCCTGGGTGAACCTCAAGCAACACAGCCCTGCTGGCATGGGGAAGGGAAAGCAGCTGGTGAAGCTGTGCTGTGCCATAAGGAAAGGAGCCCCCCTATGCTGTGCCGGCTCTGGAGGGCTTTGGGGAGCACCCACCACTCGCCTTGGTGGTAGCTGTGTGACTGGTCCCCAGGATGTGGACAGGTTCCAGGGCTGATGGAGTGGGGACCCTGCCATCATTCCCATCACCTCTGGACCAGGGCACAGCCAGGAGTGTCCTGTGAGCCACAGCAGGGCAACAGGGGGGCTTGGACCCATCCCCAGAGATAAATAGAGAAAGAGGGTCCTTGCGCTGCAGCGGGGAACGGGACGGGTGCCAGGGAGGGAGAGCAGCCagatgggaggagagggagaggaagaggcagacaAAGCTGCTTTGTGTGTGGCAGTAtctgggggggagagggggagcatgGGGAAGGGGCCACTGGTGCCAGATGGGGGGACTGGGCTAGCTTCCTCCAACCCCATGATCCCCATAGCAGGGTGCACAAGATAGTCTACTGGGGttcaggaagaaaagattttttttgtactgttaataaataaaaaaatacttttaaaaatagtgcttattttatttttaccccatccttttttaatttgtattttagtttCTGCTTCAAAATGTACATGTTAGCCCAGTAGTTTGTGTAGGTAGTATATAAATCAATAAATATATTGGGGGGGATGCAATCAAAAAATTTGGACCACACTGCTCTGCATGATGCTGGTGGGTGCTTCATGTTgttaaaaaccagaaaagccccccacacacacacttcagcaCCCTGGGGTGTAATGCAGCACCTCTCCCTGCTGAAGACCATGAGGTCTGCTGGCCCCTGCAGAGCTTtgggctgtccccatcccctaGCCGAGCATGAGTCCCATGCCCCTCCGAGGCTGTCCCAGCCTGGCTTTCCTCCATCCCCCTGGTCAGGCCCAGTGCCAGGTTTAGACCATTATTTtatcatgttttttttctttccccattttcaCAGGCCAATGCGGGCGTGTTGAGCTGTGGGGTGCCCCAGGAgaccctgctccctgccccaccaCACCAATTCAGGGCCTCCTGCTCCCCAATTAGCAACTTGTCATTGATAAGCTCATCAAAaggctgctaaaaaaaaaaaaactaaggaGTTTTGACACAAACTAGGGCAATAATCAGGTCTCTGTCCTCATTTTTAAATTACCCCTGCAGTCCCCAGCATCCATGTCAGCGGGGACCAGCTCCTGAAAGCCCCATGGAGCAAGCACTGTCCAGCCAGCCCCATCCCACACCCACCGCAGCAACGAAGCAGaaagggagctggggaagaggcagggacATTTTGAGGTCCTGGCCTGGCTGATGGCCACACCCCCCAAGACTGTGCCTGTGATGGGATGAGGGTGAGGAAGGCATGGAGGAGgattggggatggggaggagatgctggtggcaGCTTGCTGTAGCAGGAGGGGCTGGAGCAGTTCCAGGGTCTACCGAGAACCCCCTTGGTGATGTTCTACCACCACCTTTCTAAACCTGCGGGGGcaaggaggggagcagggctgctccctgCTGCAAGCAGTGGGTAAAGACAGtgctgccctgggcaggaggggCCAGGGCTGACCGCCGGGGGGATTCAGATACCCCACAGGGTACCTACCATGAGATGCCAGCAGGATTTTGGCAGGAAAACAGCTGCTGCAATGTGTGCTTGGCCCTGGGATGAGGAACACAGCCCGGGCTCGGTTGTCCATGCATGAAGGACGCTACCTTTCGCAGTCAGCTCCAGCTCCATACACAGAACTGGTCACAAGGGCAAACTCTTCCTGGACCAAGCCACGGTCACCAGCATGTGGCAAAGCATTTGTCCCTCCAAAGCAGCCGTCTGGGAGAAAGCATCCTTcatcccagcagagcagcagggagctgcagcctggcCGATTTCTGGCTGGGTTGACCTCTAAAACTCAGCCAGCGGCCAGGCTGGTGCTGCTTACCTGAGAGCAAGGGCAGGAGGACACCTCCGCAGGGTCATGAGGAAGGACACTGCTGTCACAGAGCTGCCATACACTTTTGGGTGTATACACCTTTGGGGACAAGAAGAGCTCGAGTGGCGTGACCAGGgctctgctttctgttttatcCCTGGGGAATATCCATCATGACAAGTATTTGGGTAGTGGGGGTGGCTTCTGTCCACACCAGCTTCCCACGTGCCTGGCTTTCAGCCTGGGTGACATTTGGGCAGGAGGGACACTCCCAGAGCCCCCTCCACATCTGGGCTTTCAGGCACGAGACCAGGTTTGCCAAGGTGGATTTTCTGTGTGGGGAACAGGACTTCCAGCCTCCTCCTGGTGCTGCAACCAGCACCACAGGCAGCTCCAATGCTGCTCCAGCTGCCCAGCAGCCCACTCCAGTCCCGACAAGGTCTCTGCAGCTCCGTGCCGCAAGGCTCCAGGTtcatctctgcaccagcaaagtTATGATATGGAGGCAAGATCACATTTTTGTaccaaaaataatatttatttctccATCTTTTGTACATACAAACTATCACAATAACACAGTGCTACCAGAGCATCACTTGCCCACAGCTGCAAAGCCATGAAAAAAGGCTTTTATATTAAGGGAACtgttacaagaaaataaaagctctcAGGCAAGGTTCCAGGCTGGCCTGAGTGCAGCTCATGTATCCCAATTTCTCTTTGATTCTGCAGCTTTCAGGGGCTGCTAAATGCAGCCATGGGCATTTGGCTGCACAAAGGCAACTCCTGCCTGCACTTACCAGCCTGGCAGAGCCCACCATCACCCTGAGGGTGGAATATCTCTTGGCCCTACAAGGAGCTCTCTGATGCCCCAGGCTCTGAGAAGGCAGAGACAGATACCTTAATTGTCCTACCTGCCCTTTTTGACTCTCTCATCCCTTTCCggagggggagtgggggtgggggcatgAGAAGGGGTCAAGCCTTGTTTCTTAGGAGGCTTCTAGTTCACCCAGGTTGGAGCGCGGGGGGTCCCTAGACAGCGGCCAGCAGCATTCCCCTCtacaaacagcatttttctctttgaagcacAAAGCTCTTGTGCGCAGGCATGCACCCACGTCTTCCCAAGGGCCTATCTGCAGCCGCTGCCTCGCTGTTATTCTCTCTGGTTCATGCACCGCTGGGTTTGTGTGCCGGAGCCAAGCACCTGGGATGTGAGCGAGATAATAGACATGAAGTGCATTTGAAGCAGGGAGCAGGCATCATGCCCTTCACAAAGAGCCCCGCTGAGTGCAGCCACCGCCACGAGGGGACTGGTGGCTGTGCCACGTGCCacgaggggctgctgggctgacCTGACACAGGGGCACACGCTCTCCTCAGCTCACCCAGCTTTTTATTAGCACTTCCAACCTGTGATGTAATAACAAGCCCCAGAAACACCCAAAATACTATGAAAAACACAATTATACTATTATTGAACATAAAAGTGCATTAAAACTAAAAGCTGCAAAGGCTCTGTGTGACTCCAGGAGGGACCAGTGCTCCCAGTAGTGCTTGGGCAGGCACAGGCTCCCACAGGAAAGAGCCTGCCCTATGCTGGGTGACCCCAGCCATGCTGAAAAGGTCCCAGACCCTGCTGTACCACTTGTGCTAGCTCACCCCTCCCTGGGTGGCTCTCTCAGATCGGAGGGTGCCAACCTGCCTTTTTTCCGAGACCATTCCCAGCCACATTCTTTCCTCCACCCTCCTGGGTACCCCAGCTCCTACCTGGGCTGGGATCAGCCTACCTCTTCCTTCAGGGATGCAACAGCAGCCAAGCTGTGTGCCAGTCCCAGGTGATGGTGGGCTCTTACAGATCACTCCATTACTTCAATGTTACAAATATGTTAAATTAGAACAAGAAACAACTCAACACCTGGAAGCCACAAAATGGGGCAGATCCATTCCCACTGTAAACTATTCCACCAAGAGCCAGCACCCTGCCAGACAAGACCTGGGGTCCCTGCTTTGGCACCCCAGCACTAAACTATGTGTAGGGAGGGCTGTGACTTTACCCTCCGTCCCTGCTTTTTTGCCCagtctgctccagcatgagaACTACAGATAATGTTCCCCTCCTCTTGGCTGAAGCTTTTGACCCTTTGGTTATCTACAGGGGCAGACCAAAGATCAGACAGGAGAgctaaaacaacacaaaaactgGCACAAATGGCCCCAAgagcaagaaggaaaataaattacccTTTATAGCCATGCACAGATCCCAgagtgaaattttattttacttactgaAAGCTCTCATGAGTCCAACAGTTTTCAGCCTTTGTCCAGGGGTGACATCTAGCTTGAGCAGCTGATGACCTCCATGGTCTCCTCAAGGACTCCTCCATCTCTTGTCACCTTGCTGGCTTTTCTGTTCTTGCTTGGTTCTGAAAACAAGGTGTTGTTAAAAACAGGGGGGAGTAGCACCTCCAGGCCAGCTCTGGTACAGACCAC is a window of Accipiter gentilis chromosome 26, bAccGen1.1, whole genome shotgun sequence DNA encoding:
- the LOC126051050 gene encoding protocadherin gamma-B4-like isoform X19, translating into MNGVAVRSRGVTTGQQAQPNTDWRFSQTQRPGTSGSQNGEEGGAWPNNQFDTEMLQAMILASANEAADGNSTLGGGTGTMGLSARYGPQFTLQHVPDYRQNVYIPGSTATLTNAAGKRDAKSAGSSGGNKKKSGKKEKK